The Coffea arabica cultivar ET-39 chromosome 6e, Coffea Arabica ET-39 HiFi, whole genome shotgun sequence genome contains the following window.
AAAGGAGACCACCAAGATTCTGAACTATATCACTAAGGCTGTTGTTTCATCTCTTATTGGGGCAGTCATGTGGATGGTGAAGACTCTACTGGTAAAGCTCATAGCTGCTTCTTTTCATGTGAAGACATTCTTTGAGAAAATTCGAGAGGCCATCTCTGATGAGTGTGTTCTTTTGATGCTGTCCGTGCCGCCGATGCCGAAAGTAGAAGAAAATGGAGACAATTCTCGGCCAAGTGGTAAATTTTGTTGTTTCAGACCTCCAAAATGGTGGAGAAATAAAGAGAATAAGGAGGAAATTGAGGTAGAAGATCACAAAAAGGTGGTGCAGGAAAAGACTAATCATGTACAGAAGAAAGAGGAGATAACATTAAAGAAGCTAGGAAGGATGAAAGCTGGGAAAATGCCTGCTTCAACCATGAAAAACTTGATTGATAGGATAAGGAGCTCAAAGTTATCTATTGTTTCAAGTGCCCTTGATGGGAGCCTCGATGATCTAGGCGAACAGAGGGATATTACCAGCAGATCTGAGGCAGAAGAAGCTGCTTCCCTAATATTCAACAATGTTAGAAGGCGTGGCCGCGAGTAAGACATATATTCGTGCATAAATTCGTTTACCCTTGTCAATTTGATTCCTTTGTTTTGTCTTTCAGGAGATTTAACGCGTATCATTTCGCAATTCCTGAAGGTACATCAAAAAGAGTGATCTTTTACCTTTTATGAATAAGGAGAATGGAACCTGTCTGCTCGCTTGGTTTGAGAAAGTGGCGGAACAAGGGAAGATATCTAAGGAGTCTTTAACTGATTGGGCGGTAAGCCGTAGCAGCTTCCATTCGGCtgctgcttctttttttttttcacctgaTCAGCTTTACTACTATGTTTTTTCTGTCTGTCTTTGGCTTAGTCTACCTACACGGTTTAACTTCTCCGTGAACCTCAACAATTGGTTTAGTGAGGCATCTCCTcttgaataaaataaaacgaaaCCTAATTTGGTAAATAACATTCTAATATAGAGGATGAATCTCaaaattttgagtttggtttgcATTGCACTGTATTCAGTAGACTAACCTGCTGTATGGTCCAGGTAAACATCTACAAGCAAAGGGAATATTTGTCACATTCATTGAAAGACGCCAAAACAGCTATTGAAGAGCTGAACAGAATTCTGTCTGGAGTCGTTCTTGTCTTGATTGTTGTTGTGTGGTTACTTCTGATGGGATTCGCAACAACCAAAGTACTCGTATTTTTGTCATCCCAAATCTTACTCGTCGTGTTTATATTTGGCAACACCTGCCGGACTGTATTTGAGGCCATGATTTTTGTATTTGTCATGCACCCCTTCGATGTCGGCGATCGTTGTGTCATTGATGGCGTTCAGGTAATTCACAAAGATCATTAGGCTAACTGATAGCCCAATCTATGCTCTTTGATCATGCACATGATGATGATGCTAACTCAATCTATGCTCACAGATGATTGTCGAGGAGATGGATATCTTGAAAACAGCATTTTATAGATATGACAACGAAATGATTTACTATCCTAATGCTGCTTTGGCTACTAAATCCATCGGCAATTTTAATCGAAGCCCCGATAAGATGGGTGATACTGTGAATTTTGACGTTGATGTTTCTACTTCATTTGAAAGTATTGAAGCTctcaaagcaaaaataaaagagtAAGCTAGCTCCACTTCCTCATTTCAAGTACTGCCATCATCTTGACAAAGTAGCAGCTATCAATATTtgctaaatttcttttttagtcGGTAACTTAACGAGCAATTTCAGGTACATAGATGGTAATCCTCATCATTGGCACCCAGATCATAGCGTGCAGATTAAAGAGATTGAGCAAAtgaacaagatgaaaatggcTCTTTTTGTCAATCACAAAATGAACTTTCAAGATTTCCTGCAGAAGATGAATCGTCGGACTGAGCTTATGCTAGCACTCAAGAAGATTTTTGAAGATGTTGGTATCAAATATCATCTTCTCCCTCAAGAACTGCATATCAGTTACATTGGATCTGC
Protein-coding sequences here:
- the LOC113692737 gene encoding mechanosensitive ion channel protein 10, which codes for MEGEKGNDLKPHGGDIAIAILGSSQASETSLQGGYPRHSATPESGAHSLSNASVQDKASDGNSTNSQNLRRRLSSRISESDSTLSELQLGNLSMKKSKFSQTKSRVLEVEESNPTSSTLFGQGSELRATSSTARRLLSEKINSMRAGNLPPAEANGDEDDDKSDDTDDDEVEKEQHKGDQKNARTQRFKKIGKNLKAMDVIVEWILFICAMAMMVAGLYAPNLKTSILWGLELWKWCLLVAVIFCGRLVTKWAKDAIVFVIETKFLFNERVVYFLHGVKQSVRVVIWLGLVLLAWVLLIDRGVNRSKETTKILNYITKAVVSSLIGAVMWMVKTLLVKLIAASFHVKTFFEKIREAISDECVLLMLSVPPMPKVEENGDNSRPSGKFCCFRPPKWWRNKENKEEIEVEDHKKVVQEKTNHVQKKEEITLKKLGRMKAGKMPASTMKNLIDRIRSSKLSIVSSALDGSLDDLGEQRDITSRSEAEEAASLIFNNVRRRGREYIKKSDLLPFMNKENGTCLLAWFEKVAEQGKISKESLTDWAVNIYKQREYLSHSLKDAKTAIEELNRILSGVVLVLIVVVWLLLMGFATTKVLVFLSSQILLVVFIFGNTCRTVFEAMIFVFVMHPFDVGDRCVIDGVQMIVEEMDILKTAFYRYDNEMIYYPNAALATKSIGNFNRSPDKMGDTVNFDVDVSTSFESIEALKAKIKEYIDGNPHHWHPDHSVQIKEIEQMNKMKMALFVNHKMNFQDFLQKMNRRTELMLALKKIFEDVGIKYHLLPQELHISYIGSAVATSASVMQTR